A single window of Thermococcus sp. DNA harbors:
- a CDS encoding DUF366 family protein, protein MELLVVKDKCIDYDGSAIQSHWAYRNFGILGNSIVVFRGGCDVNVEEMIDIEDLRQNKEIKSDDMVHYIVEVFDFPNVLLASALQKLFIARLCEVLGEYGVKTSRKGDDIYVHGRKLSISIATVSPVSVKMHIGINVEIKGIPEGVDAIGLKELGIIDIEGFMEKTGKALVEEFIKVKKDSMKVRWAQ, encoded by the coding sequence ATGGAACTGCTGGTCGTTAAAGATAAGTGCATCGATTATGACGGCTCGGCCATTCAAAGCCACTGGGCCTACAGGAACTTCGGAATCCTCGGGAATTCGATCGTTGTTTTCCGCGGGGGGTGCGACGTTAATGTCGAGGAGATGATAGACATCGAGGACCTGCGCCAGAACAAGGAGATAAAGAGCGACGACATGGTACACTACATCGTCGAGGTCTTTGACTTTCCCAATGTCCTCCTCGCTTCAGCTTTGCAGAAGCTCTTCATAGCAAGGCTCTGCGAAGTTCTCGGTGAATATGGCGTTAAAACCTCCAGGAAGGGCGACGACATCTATGTGCACGGCAGGAAGCTCAGCATCTCGATAGCAACGGTCTCTCCGGTCAGCGTCAAGATGCACATTGGGATAAACGTCGAGATCAAGGGGATCCCTGAGGGTGTCGATGCCATCGGCCTCAAGGAACTCGGCATCATTGACATCGAAGGCTTCATGGAGAAGACAGGAAAAGCTCTAGTTGAGGAATTCATCAAGGTGAAGAAGGACAGTATGAAGGTTAGGTGGGCTCAGTAG